The following are from one region of the Treponema denticola genome:
- a CDS encoding Rrf2 family transcriptional regulator → MQIGTKFSVSIHILLCVEFFKDKCKVTSDFLAESVKTNPVVIRKLMSALKNAGLIEITQGTGGIALKKKAAKISFLDIFNAVESIKDGRLFKIHDTPPNECPVAQKINLLLDGYFLDAQTTLEKKLNSFTLQSILNKIKDIQIS, encoded by the coding sequence ATGCAAATAGGAACAAAATTCTCGGTTTCAATTCATATCCTACTCTGTGTTGAATTCTTTAAAGATAAGTGCAAGGTAACGAGCGATTTTCTTGCTGAAAGTGTAAAGACAAATCCTGTAGTTATACGCAAACTTATGAGTGCATTAAAAAATGCAGGCCTCATAGAGATTACTCAGGGAACAGGCGGTATTGCATTAAAAAAAAAGGCAGCTAAAATCAGCTTCCTCGATATCTTTAATGCAGTAGAATCAATAAAGGACGGAAGACTATTTAAAATACATGACACACCGCCGAATGAATGTCCTGTTGCACAAAAAATAAATCTCTTGCTTGACGGCTATTTTTTGGATGCTCAAACCACCCTCGAAAAAAAATTAAATTCATTTACGCTACAAAGTATTTTAAACAAGATTAAAGACATCCAAATATCTTAA
- a CDS encoding SDR family oxidoreductase — protein sequence MKKIAIIGANGKQGHCLTNEAVMRGFDVTAIIRQPCAKNEKAKVLQKDLFDLKPEDLAGFDAVIDAFGAWTPETFDRHITSLRHLCDCVKNTKIRLLIVGGAGCLYTDKEHKTILLNAPNFPEEFRPLAQAETNAFLELKERKDVLWTYLSPPLDFKAEGKRTGTYKLAGKDLPFNSNGESTISYADYAIAMIDEVENGKFIQDNFSVVSL from the coding sequence ATGAAAAAGATTGCAATTATTGGAGCAAATGGAAAACAAGGTCATTGTCTTACAAATGAAGCTGTAATGAGGGGCTTTGATGTAACGGCCATCATCCGTCAGCCTTGTGCTAAAAACGAAAAGGCAAAGGTTCTACAAAAAGATTTATTTGATCTAAAACCTGAAGATTTGGCAGGTTTTGATGCGGTTATCGATGCTTTTGGAGCGTGGACACCTGAAACCTTTGACAGGCACATCACTTCGTTACGGCATTTATGTGATTGCGTAAAAAATACTAAAATCCGGCTTTTAATAGTCGGAGGAGCGGGTTGCCTCTACACAGATAAGGAGCACAAAACAATCTTACTTAATGCGCCCAATTTCCCTGAAGAATTCCGTCCTCTAGCACAGGCAGAAACGAATGCATTTCTTGAATTAAAGGAAAGAAAAGATGTTTTGTGGACTTATTTATCGCCGCCCTTAGATTTTAAAGCAGAAGGTAAACGTACCGGAACATATAAACTTGCAGGTAAAGATCTCCCATTCAACTCGAATGGAGAGAGCACAATAAGCTATGCCGATTACGCCATCGCTATGATTGATGAAGTAGAAAATGGAAAATTCATTCAAGATAATTTTTCGGTTGTAAGTTTATAA
- a CDS encoding PHP domain-containing protein has protein sequence MKTNNLISNFHTHTYLCKHAEGKPIDYVKEAIKAGCSALGFSDHCPYPDSSWDYCRMGEYEVNLYKSMVEEAAIDAPFPVYFGFECEWHPRYKSWYKDFLREELKSDFLVLGSHWYDVDGRLEYAPTLTKKELFGYIDFTIEGMASGLYNFLAHPDLFLADVSNIDSDHLACSRALIQAAIDLDVPIEINGYGTFKRRILRAGRDEFIYPVRQFWELASDMGARIICNSDAHFPEHTILGCRNAIAFAESMGIKPMDTAEALGFRSING, from the coding sequence ATGAAAACGAATAATTTGATAAGCAATTTTCACACCCATACTTATTTGTGTAAACATGCTGAAGGGAAGCCGATCGATTATGTAAAAGAAGCGATTAAGGCCGGCTGTTCAGCCTTAGGTTTTTCAGACCATTGTCCCTATCCCGATTCTTCGTGGGATTATTGCCGTATGGGGGAATATGAGGTAAATCTCTATAAGAGCATGGTAGAAGAAGCTGCCATTGATGCGCCTTTTCCCGTATATTTCGGTTTTGAGTGCGAATGGCATCCCCGCTATAAGAGCTGGTACAAGGATTTTTTGAGGGAGGAACTGAAGTCCGATTTTTTGGTTTTAGGTTCTCACTGGTATGATGTAGACGGCCGCTTGGAATATGCGCCGACCCTTACAAAAAAGGAGCTTTTCGGTTACATTGATTTTACGATTGAAGGGATGGCATCAGGTCTTTATAATTTTTTAGCCCATCCCGATCTTTTTTTAGCTGATGTTTCAAATATAGATTCAGACCATCTGGCCTGTTCAAGGGCCTTAATTCAGGCGGCAATTGATCTTGATGTGCCTATAGAAATAAACGGCTACGGTACTTTTAAAAGAAGAATTTTACGTGCCGGACGCGATGAGTTTATTTATCCGGTTAGGCAATTTTGGGAACTTGCTTCAGATATGGGGGCAAGGATTATCTGTAATTCTGATGCTCATTTCCCCGAGCATACTATTTTGGGCTGCAGGAATGCAATAGCTTTTGCGGAGAGTATGGGGATTAAGCCTATGGATACTGCCGAAGCCCTAGGTTTCCGGAGTATCAATGGCTAA
- a CDS encoding glycerophosphodiester phosphodiesterase, which yields MHKKILPNAKRPLLFGHRGVSSLAPENTIASFKKAVELGIPGVELDVHLTKTGELAVIHDSSIKRTGRIYENGKIIEAPDLKVEDLSWEELQKYDFGIWFSKEYEGEKLPLLYDVLKLLGSDIYVDIEIKIDNLKYKGVVEKTYQVLKDILKVLPENPQRFLVSSFNPFAIRYFSKICSDIPTALIYDNHPDNLFFLKKGRGLLFCRPDILKPSYKCFTKKKDKESWCWTVDDKEKAEVLIKKGVTGIISNRPQDLNQD from the coding sequence ATGCATAAAAAAATTTTGCCTAATGCAAAAAGACCTCTTCTTTTTGGTCATCGAGGAGTTTCAAGTTTAGCTCCTGAAAATACGATTGCCTCATTTAAAAAGGCTGTAGAGCTGGGAATCCCCGGAGTGGAGCTGGATGTGCATTTAACCAAAACCGGAGAACTTGCGGTTATTCATGATTCCTCAATTAAGCGTACAGGAAGAATTTATGAAAACGGAAAGATTATTGAAGCTCCTGATCTAAAAGTTGAAGATTTATCTTGGGAAGAATTACAAAAATATGACTTCGGTATTTGGTTTTCAAAAGAATATGAAGGTGAAAAACTTCCTTTACTTTATGATGTCCTAAAACTTCTAGGCTCCGATATCTATGTCGATATAGAAATAAAAATAGATAACTTAAAATATAAGGGAGTTGTAGAAAAAACTTATCAGGTTTTAAAGGATATTTTAAAAGTTTTACCCGAAAATCCTCAGAGGTTTTTGGTTTCTTCTTTTAATCCATTTGCTATAAGATATTTTTCAAAGATATGTTCCGATATTCCTACAGCCTTAATCTATGATAATCATCCCGATAATCTCTTTTTTTTAAAAAAGGGCAGGGGGCTTTTATTTTGTAGGCCGGATATTTTAAAGCCTTCTTATAAATGCTTTACGAAAAAGAAAGATAAAGAATCTTGGTGTTGGACAGTTGACGATAAAGAAAAAGCCGAGGTCCTTATTAAAAAAGGAGTAACGGGGATTATATCCAATCGCCCTCAGGATTTAAACCAAGATTAA
- a CDS encoding acylphosphatase, with protein MAKEALRALHIIVKGRVQGVGFRYWTRSLAKSLNVKGRVRNLADYSVEIIAEADTDTLGEFLYALKHEHPYARVEGLNSEEVRARGYTDFRIEV; from the coding sequence ATGGCTAAGGAGGCTTTGAGAGCTCTTCATATTATAGTTAAAGGAAGGGTTCAAGGTGTGGGATTCAGGTATTGGACCCGTTCTCTTGCAAAGAGCCTCAATGTAAAGGGCCGGGTTCGAAACCTTGCCGATTACTCTGTCGAAATTATTGCCGAAGCCGATACCGATACTTTGGGAGAATTCCTTTATGCTCTCAAGCACGAGCATCCTTATGCCCGTGTTGAAGGCCTTAATTCCGAAGAGGTAAGGGCTAGAGGTTATACAGACTTTCGGATTGAAGTATAA
- a CDS encoding McrB family protein, whose product MNYWKLGDQWGERDNSDVPHNYPLLREKEIVICSGNNMKEGDYVAICQGFTVIALAVITAPPFSVTDRNDLKTDFDKYKILYDKTNKIAPALIYELAQHEQFNYETQQGICQIQKCNTQNIINHLINKKRKDMNLQKISDLLKTKKNIIMQGAPGTGKTYTTAKIALSLIGEKIDYSNHYKVMETYQKYVDEGQIAFVTFHQSMDYEDFIEGLKPQILKDEQDNPNGINYIVEEGIFKTICKSAIENYSNSKKTPEQLNNDTMIKNIRTYLNELDIFERLYDSIIRDIKNGSITNYQFANSKNIPITWDEDRKRIVFREQAARTEKKENIKLLFEYFISNNISDISSYNKDQWFKLISNLTAGNTKTIDYIEYGWIITELITRFNKNKYKDDLQNNHNEATDTVMKKNYILIIDEINRGNISKIFGELITLLESDKRLEATHPITLQLPYSKEKFAVPPNVYIIGTMNTTDRSTGSIDYALRRRFAFITLKSDKHTIEDFYDNNRSNKNNILKNKALEMFNKIETFIKEHKSELDFDDLMPGHSYFMATTEEELQQKIEYEVEPLLQEYYKDGLLLKSFNLNEAN is encoded by the coding sequence ATGAACTATTGGAAATTGGGAGACCAGTGGGGCGAAAGAGATAACTCAGATGTACCTCATAATTATCCGCTATTACGTGAGAAAGAAATTGTGATTTGCAGCGGCAATAATATGAAAGAAGGAGATTACGTTGCAATATGCCAAGGATTTACCGTTATTGCTCTTGCTGTAATAACGGCTCCACCATTTTCTGTTACTGATAGAAATGATCTAAAAACCGATTTCGATAAATATAAAATACTATATGATAAAACAAATAAAATAGCACCAGCACTGATATATGAGTTAGCTCAGCATGAACAGTTTAACTATGAAACGCAACAAGGAATATGCCAAATTCAAAAATGTAATACACAAAACATAATAAATCATTTGATCAATAAAAAGAGGAAAGATATGAATTTACAAAAAATCTCTGACTTACTTAAAACAAAAAAGAATATCATAATGCAAGGTGCACCTGGTACAGGAAAAACATACACTACAGCTAAAATTGCTCTCTCGCTAATAGGAGAAAAAATAGATTATTCCAATCATTATAAAGTAATGGAAACATATCAAAAATATGTTGATGAAGGACAAATTGCCTTTGTCACATTCCATCAATCAATGGATTATGAAGATTTTATTGAAGGATTAAAACCTCAAATTTTAAAAGATGAACAAGATAATCCGAACGGTATTAATTATATTGTTGAAGAAGGTATATTTAAAACGATATGTAAGTCAGCAATTGAAAACTATTCTAATAGTAAAAAAACGCCAGAACAGTTAAACAATGATACAATGATTAAAAATATCCGCACATATCTTAATGAATTGGATATATTTGAAAGACTTTATGATTCCATAATTAGAGATATAAAAAATGGCAGCATTACAAATTATCAATTTGCCAATAGTAAAAACATCCCCATTACTTGGGATGAAGATCGAAAAAGAATTGTCTTTAGAGAACAAGCTGCTAGAACAGAAAAAAAAGAAAATATTAAACTTTTGTTTGAGTATTTTATTAGTAATAATATTAGCGATATATCATCATATAATAAAGATCAATGGTTTAAATTAATTTCAAACTTAACTGCTGGAAATACAAAAACCATTGATTATATAGAATACGGATGGATAATAACTGAATTAATTACTCGTTTTAATAAAAACAAATATAAAGATGATTTACAAAATAACCATAATGAAGCAACTGATACAGTCATGAAAAAAAATTATATTCTCATCATTGATGAAATTAACCGAGGCAATATCTCAAAAATATTCGGAGAATTGATTACCTTACTGGAATCAGATAAAAGGTTAGAAGCAACACATCCGATAACATTACAGCTTCCATATTCAAAAGAAAAATTTGCAGTCCCTCCCAATGTGTATATTATAGGCACAATGAATACTACTGACCGTAGCACAGGATCAATCGATTATGCTCTCCGTAGACGTTTTGCCTTTATTACCCTCAAATCGGATAAACACACTATCGAAGATTTTTATGACAACAATAGAAGTAATAAAAACAATATTCTAAAAAATAAAGCACTCGAAATGTTTAATAAAATAGAAACTTTTATTAAAGAGCATAAATCAGAATTGGATTTTGATGATTTAATGCCGGGTCATAGTTATTTTATGGCAACCACGGAAGAAGAATTACAACAAAAAATAGAATATGAAGTAGAACCGCTATTACAAGAATACTATAAAGACGGCTTACTTTTAAAATCATTCAATTTAAATGAAGCAAACTAA
- a CDS encoding DEAD/DEAH box helicase, producing MELTATPYTKSGTKQINFKNVVYEYPLSKAIADGYTRTPFAVTRQDIQFFNFGEEEIDKVMLNDGILCHERAKLKLEQYAQNTGKRKVKPFMLIVCKDTAHAEKVQNYLGSDFFKDGAYKGKIITVHSNQRGSESEENMKLLLEVEKYENPIEIVIHVNMLKEGWDVNNLYTIVPLRQAASRILREQMVGRGLRLPYGERTGNKEIDMVMLTAHDKFAELLEEAQKGDSIFKAENIIKAEDITQENLRYTQVSIQFDEDAELEKAYRITGMQKNEAHAALFKDTRTLIQKTVGTYIRRQTGTDIKLSFSSGQKTEITQTIKRELSSDKDLSAIYTENVDPLASWISETVSEYCETLSSKYIPIPHITVTDSGLPEYHFADFDLDLEPFNHTVTGEDILIQNLEDQGDRLHIKGSAIDFDAYNPLAEIMNCLCEKSEIDYRRSAALLQKLVTQVCSHYRNKYSENGMRNIVMMNKKDIADKIHSQLMKHFYCEESFLEEKVSLVQPYNLEQAYNYSTASRFFDSYDKDIQSVVFTGIKKGVFEEAKFDSKPELILARIMEQDQTVQKWLRPAKKEFNLQYNGGKHYEPDFVAETSSCIYLIEVKGEDKQDTPDVIAKKNRAVRYCKTVSEWSTAHKGKPWKHLFIPSMQISPSASFTRLAKTYTIETESSDIYKTDPGYGTQIAADR from the coding sequence TTGGAGCTTACGGCGACACCTTACACAAAATCGGGAACAAAGCAGATCAACTTTAAAAATGTTGTGTATGAATATCCGCTTTCAAAAGCGATTGCAGACGGCTACACTCGTACCCCCTTTGCAGTAACCCGTCAGGATATTCAATTTTTCAATTTCGGAGAAGAAGAAATTGACAAGGTTATGCTCAATGACGGTATTCTCTGTCATGAACGGGCAAAACTGAAACTTGAACAGTATGCCCAAAACACCGGTAAGCGGAAAGTAAAACCTTTCATGCTTATTGTCTGTAAAGATACGGCCCATGCCGAAAAGGTTCAAAACTACCTCGGTTCGGATTTTTTTAAGGACGGAGCTTACAAGGGAAAAATCATTACAGTACATTCAAATCAAAGAGGCAGCGAAAGCGAAGAGAACATGAAGCTATTGCTTGAAGTCGAAAAATACGAAAATCCTATTGAAATTGTTATTCATGTAAATATGCTCAAAGAAGGCTGGGACGTTAATAACCTCTATACAATCGTTCCCTTGCGGCAAGCAGCTTCAAGAATATTAAGGGAACAAATGGTCGGCCGCGGTTTACGCCTTCCCTACGGCGAGCGGACAGGCAATAAAGAAATTGACATGGTAATGCTTACCGCTCACGATAAATTTGCCGAACTTTTAGAAGAAGCACAAAAAGGCGATTCCATCTTTAAAGCCGAAAATATCATAAAGGCGGAAGACATTACTCAGGAAAATCTTAGGTACACTCAAGTATCCATTCAATTCGATGAAGATGCGGAATTGGAAAAAGCCTATCGGATAACAGGAATGCAAAAAAACGAAGCACATGCCGCATTGTTCAAAGACACCCGAACACTCATACAAAAAACGGTAGGGACATACATTCGCCGGCAAACCGGCACGGATATAAAGTTGAGTTTCTCAAGCGGCCAAAAAACGGAAATCACACAGACCATTAAAAGGGAACTTTCATCGGATAAAGATTTAAGTGCAATCTATACAGAGAATGTAGACCCGCTTGCTTCGTGGATTAGCGAAACCGTTTCCGAATATTGCGAAACACTTTCTTCAAAATACATACCCATTCCGCATATTACTGTTACCGATTCGGGCTTACCGGAATATCATTTTGCGGATTTTGATCTTGACCTTGAACCCTTTAATCATACGGTAACGGGTGAAGATATCCTTATACAAAATTTGGAAGATCAGGGGGACAGGCTTCATATCAAAGGTTCCGCCATTGACTTTGATGCTTACAACCCGCTTGCAGAGATTATGAACTGCCTATGCGAAAAATCTGAAATTGATTATCGGCGTTCTGCAGCACTATTACAGAAGCTGGTTACTCAAGTTTGTTCTCATTACAGAAATAAATATTCCGAAAACGGTATGAGAAATATCGTAATGATGAATAAAAAAGATATTGCCGATAAAATTCACTCACAGCTTATGAAGCATTTTTATTGTGAAGAATCTTTCCTTGAAGAAAAAGTTTCGTTAGTACAGCCCTATAATCTTGAACAAGCCTACAACTACTCGACTGCTTCCCGTTTCTTTGATTCTTACGATAAAGACATACAATCAGTTGTATTTACCGGTATAAAAAAAGGAGTATTCGAGGAAGCAAAGTTCGACAGCAAACCCGAACTCATTCTCGCCCGTATCATGGAACAAGATCAGACGGTTCAAAAATGGCTTCGTCCTGCAAAAAAAGAATTCAACCTGCAATATAATGGAGGAAAGCATTACGAACCTGATTTTGTAGCTGAAACATCTTCTTGCATTTATTTGATTGAAGTAAAAGGAGAAGACAAACAGGACACACCCGATGTCATTGCAAAGAAAAATCGGGCAGTCCGCTACTGCAAAACCGTTTCCGAATGGAGTACCGCACATAAAGGTAAACCATGGAAACATCTTTTTATTCCATCAATGCAGATAAGTCCATCAGCCTCTTTTACCCGCCTTGCAAAAACCTATACTATCGAAACGGAGTCTAGCGATATCTACAAAACCGATCCCGGATATGGGACACAGATTGCTGCAGATAGATAA
- a CDS encoding McrC family protein: MKQTKVLYFKEHQTPHQESEDEKILFQEVRELTQKENSEIKFLGNPNIDEEPAYLGINRSITASYYIGTCWLVENKIAAAVSPKIQELDYLAMLDAAFSIGSSNEIAYFSTCYGIDFDKPLIKLNQEMSNYLTPLLITQFVALVEKIVHKGLKKGYVYKEENLTGKIKGRISISKNIKENICKKRLHRNICVFQEFTPDIPENRLLKKAFLFCKKILAHNKSLQAHSIGKKLQERLTRILTSFESVSDYIDTTEIKHFRTNTLFFHYNSALKLAKIILRRYDYAISNTVKSEQETLPYWIDMSRLYELYVYKTLVDRYGLDTICFQVKGHGKTAVDFIKKDEQLIIDAKYKPRYRDSNAKMLEDIRQISGYARDKKILKALGVNLDENTEIKCLIIYPEPQKLNSEISENNEENDEDCTTFESKNNQSIVEQAANITWFRNFYKIRIPLPTINSI, encoded by the coding sequence ATGAAGCAAACTAAAGTCTTATATTTTAAAGAACATCAAACTCCTCATCAAGAATCGGAAGATGAAAAAATATTATTTCAGGAGGTACGAGAGCTTACTCAAAAAGAAAATTCTGAGATTAAATTTTTAGGAAATCCTAATATAGATGAAGAGCCTGCCTATCTAGGTATTAATCGAAGCATAACGGCAAGCTACTATATCGGAACCTGTTGGTTAGTAGAAAATAAAATAGCGGCTGCAGTTAGTCCGAAAATCCAAGAGCTTGATTATTTGGCAATGCTTGATGCAGCCTTTTCAATTGGAAGCAGCAATGAAATAGCATATTTTTCAACTTGTTACGGTATTGATTTTGATAAACCTTTAATCAAACTTAATCAAGAAATGTCAAACTATCTTACACCGCTTCTAATTACACAGTTTGTTGCATTAGTTGAAAAAATTGTACACAAGGGCTTAAAAAAAGGATATGTATACAAAGAAGAAAATCTTACCGGTAAAATAAAGGGGCGAATATCAATTTCAAAAAATATTAAGGAAAATATTTGTAAAAAACGGCTTCATAGGAATATTTGTGTCTTCCAGGAATTTACTCCTGATATTCCGGAAAATCGGTTGTTAAAAAAAGCTTTTCTCTTTTGCAAAAAAATACTTGCACATAATAAAAGCCTTCAAGCTCATTCTATAGGCAAAAAATTACAAGAAAGGCTTACACGTATATTAACTAGCTTTGAATCTGTTTCCGATTATATTGATACTACCGAGATAAAACATTTCCGTACAAACACCTTATTTTTTCATTACAATTCTGCCTTAAAATTAGCCAAAATAATTTTACGACGTTATGATTATGCTATCAGTAATACAGTAAAATCAGAACAGGAAACACTGCCCTATTGGATTGATATGTCCCGCCTATATGAATTATATGTATATAAAACGCTTGTTGATAGATATGGATTAGACACTATCTGTTTTCAGGTAAAAGGACACGGAAAAACCGCAGTAGATTTTATCAAAAAAGATGAACAGCTGATTATCGATGCAAAATATAAACCCCGCTATCGTGATTCAAATGCAAAAATGCTTGAAGATATACGCCAAATAAGCGGTTATGCCAGAGATAAAAAAATACTTAAAGCACTTGGAGTTAATTTAGATGAAAACACAGAAATAAAATGTCTCATCATTTATCCGGAACCTCAAAAACTCAATTCAGAGATTTCTGAAAATAATGAAGAGAATGATGAAGACTGTACAACATTTGAATCTAAAAATAATCAAAGTATAGTTGAGCAAGCCGCTAATATTACATGGTTCAGAAACTTTTATAAAATAAGAATTCCATTACCCACCATAAACTCAATTTAA
- a CDS encoding GNAT family N-acetyltransferase: MQTWIKYRIPKKLLDNKNKNIKIEEFSESEHKDIIPQIYADAFCDKAWESDWYKIDLFNPASCFIAKYNEEHAGFIISFIKENSAYISVIAVLKKYQKCGIGISLINRVINYFKNQDFEIYLDVESKNKTAINWYNKRGFIQII; the protein is encoded by the coding sequence ATGCAAACCTGGATTAAATATAGAATACCTAAAAAACTTTTAGATAATAAAAATAAAAACATTAAAATCGAAGAATTTAGTGAGTCTGAACACAAAGATATTATTCCTCAAATATATGCCGATGCCTTTTGCGATAAGGCATGGGAAAGTGATTGGTATAAAATAGATCTTTTTAATCCCGCCTCTTGTTTTATTGCAAAATATAATGAAGAGCATGCAGGTTTTATTATTTCTTTTATAAAAGAAAATTCGGCTTATATCAGTGTTATTGCGGTTCTAAAAAAATATCAAAAATGCGGAATCGGAATATCTCTTATAAATAGAGTTATAAACTATTTTAAAAATCAAGATTTTGAAATTTATCTTGATGTCGAATCAAAAAATAAAACGGCAATAAATTGGTACAACAAACGCGGATTTATTCAAATTATTTAG
- a CDS encoding MFS transporter, whose amino-acid sequence MKQKEGFRKYLPITFLIGAGFFTMGLMDPLYDSYVTIFLSRYIPFKWLVGILMSIDNVLAILLIPIVSAWSDRTRTKIGRRMPWIIILLPLSAITFSFIPYAAKNSLAALIIILALLNLFKQSVRGPVIALMPDIVPAEFRSQGNGVINTMGNIAAIVGTLFLARLMDVDTVLPIIGHTKDVLSFPAAGLLVILATLMLFFFVKEKNAPLHDSSENEEEKVPFLQAMKTVLAGRKIEDEEKPDKSALFVLVSLFLWFLGYQGMLPYIAEYSIKHFGVSTGQGAFAAGMVGIASALSAIPMGYAASKWGRKRMIRIALVVVASLCLAQFFLTEIAGILGLAGGQLKYLFWGLMFVFGIFWICIIANSFPMLWQMAGFSHIGLYTGLYYTFSQGAAIIAPFLAGLIIDFAGHRAVFVYCACFFLLAWLMMGKVTRGEKHDKVE is encoded by the coding sequence ATGAAACAAAAAGAAGGATTTAGAAAATACCTTCCGATAACTTTTTTAATCGGAGCAGGTTTTTTTACGATGGGACTCATGGATCCATTGTATGACAGTTATGTAACGATTTTTTTAAGCCGTTATATTCCTTTTAAATGGCTTGTCGGAATATTGATGTCTATCGATAATGTTCTGGCAATATTATTAATCCCCATCGTTTCGGCATGGTCGGATAGAACCCGTACAAAAATAGGAAGACGAATGCCGTGGATTATAATTCTGCTTCCATTGTCGGCAATTACTTTTAGCTTTATTCCATATGCAGCAAAAAATTCTTTGGCGGCATTGATAATTATTCTTGCCCTTCTGAATTTATTTAAGCAATCGGTGCGGGGTCCAGTAATTGCTTTAATGCCGGACATTGTTCCTGCCGAATTCCGCTCTCAAGGGAACGGAGTTATAAATACCATGGGAAACATTGCCGCAATAGTAGGAACCTTATTTTTAGCCCGCCTAATGGATGTAGATACTGTCCTTCCAATTATAGGGCATACAAAGGATGTCCTTTCATTTCCGGCAGCGGGTCTTTTGGTCATCCTTGCAACCCTAATGCTCTTTTTCTTTGTAAAAGAAAAAAATGCGCCCCTACACGATTCTTCTGAAAATGAAGAAGAAAAAGTGCCGTTTCTACAGGCAATGAAAACCGTATTGGCAGGCAGAAAAATCGAAGACGAGGAAAAACCCGATAAGAGCGCCTTATTTGTTCTTGTTTCTCTTTTCTTATGGTTCCTAGGCTATCAGGGAATGCTGCCATACATCGCCGAGTACAGTATAAAACATTTCGGCGTATCGACAGGACAGGGAGCATTTGCCGCAGGAATGGTAGGAATAGCCTCAGCCCTATCAGCCATTCCAATGGGATATGCTGCAAGTAAGTGGGGACGAAAAAGAATGATAAGAATCGCATTGGTAGTTGTTGCGAGTTTGTGTTTGGCTCAATTTTTCTTAACCGAAATTGCAGGTATACTAGGTCTTGCCGGAGGACAATTAAAATACCTATTTTGGGGCTTAATGTTTGTGTTCGGTATTTTTTGGATCTGTATAATAGCCAACTCCTTCCCCATGCTTTGGCAGATGGCTGGCTTTTCGCACATAGGACTTTACACAGGCTTATACTATACCTTTTCTCAAGGAGCGGCAATAATAGCCCCCTTCCTTGCAGGTCTTATAATCGACTTTGCAGGACACAGAGCTGTCTTTGTATACTGTGCATGTTTTTTTCTCCTCGCATGGCTTATGATGGGAAAGGTTACCAGAGGGGAAAAACACGATAAGGTAGAATAA
- a CDS encoding class I SAM-dependent methyltransferase, which translates to MLDSKGFDLWSDNYDTQVEISDEENVYPFAGYKKVLGTVYEKVRKQNSKNILDIGFGTGILAKKLYDDGYNIYGIDFSNEMLKKAKQKMPNAELLQFDFTDGLPKEFKQKQFDVILSTYAIHHIDDEAKKLYILKLLKSLNPKGILIFGDVAFETEKDMEAARKKDYEEWDDEEYYLIAERFNLWFPHLKTDFIKISYCSGVFTIYKE; encoded by the coding sequence ATGTTGGACAGTAAAGGCTTTGACCTATGGTCAGATAATTACGACACACAAGTAGAAATATCAGATGAAGAAAATGTTTATCCCTTTGCCGGCTATAAAAAAGTTCTAGGTACGGTATACGAAAAGGTTCGCAAGCAAAATTCTAAAAATATTTTGGACATAGGATTCGGCACAGGTATTTTAGCAAAAAAACTTTATGACGACGGATATAATATTTACGGAATAGACTTTTCAAATGAGATGCTAAAAAAGGCAAAACAAAAAATGCCTAATGCGGAACTTTTACAATTTGATTTTACCGATGGTCTCCCTAAGGAATTTAAGCAAAAACAATTCGATGTTATACTCAGTACCTATGCAATTCATCACATAGATGACGAAGCAAAAAAATTATATATTCTGAAGCTGTTAAAATCCTTAAACCCAAAGGGTATTCTTATCTTCGGCGATGTTGCATTTGAAACGGAAAAAGATATGGAAGCCGCAAGAAAAAAAGACTATGAAGAGTGGGATGATGAAGAATATTATTTAATTGCCGAAAGATTTAATTTATGGTTCCCGCATCTAAAAACGGATTTTATAAAAATATCTTATTGTTCCGGTGTATTTACAATTTATAAGGAATAA